The following are from one region of the Nicotiana tomentosiformis chromosome 7, ASM39032v3, whole genome shotgun sequence genome:
- the LOC104086438 gene encoding protein HOMOLOG OF MAMMALIAN LYST-INTERACTING PROTEIN 5, with the protein MSKENEPAKLLLPYLQRADELQKHEPLVAYYCRLYAMERGLKIPQKERTKTTSSLLVSLINQLEKDKKSLELGPDDHLHVEGFALNVFAKADKQDRAGRADLNTAKTFYAASIFFEILNQFGELQPDLEQKQKYAAWKAADIRKALKEGRKPVPGPPGDERDISELSSAQNDTYDHQPSGTDSVIKPAPESDSVIKPAPESSSFNHAYDDAHYSANRPSPPATPPPPPSRVPPSPPAATTPTPSHIPPSPPSYSSDEYPSQNDYSSHNFQQTGPVNISENPSYSPSYHHQPYVQEPQFHLPQHYPSHDVPSNSYPNFQSYPSFMESSLPSAPSHHPSYYQGADASYSTLPASSTVNYPSNTQYSSSDRNGTASQAAAAPTKTYEYNSNYQPPPDKIAEAHKAARFAVGALAFDDVSIAVDYLKKSLELLTNPSGDQ; encoded by the exons ATGTCGAAGGAGAACGAACCGGCAAAGTTGCTACTGCCTTACCTTCAACGTGCCGATGAGTTGCAGAAACACGAACCTCTCGTTGCCTACTACT GTCGGTTGTACGCAATGGAGCGAGGGTTGAAGATTCCTCAAAAAGAGCGTACAAAGACCACTAGTTCCCTCCTTGTCTCCCTTATTAATCAACTCGAAAAG GATAAGAAGTCATTGGAATTGGGGCCCGATGATCATTTGCATGTGGAGGGATTTGCCTTGAATGTTTTTGCAAAGGCAGATAAACAAGATCGAGCTGGGAGAGCAGACTT GAATACAGCAAAGACGTTTTATGCCGCCAGTATCTTTTTTGAGATCCTTAATCAGTTCGGTGAACTCCAGCCTGAT CTTGAGCAGAAACAGAAGTATGCAGCTTGGAAGGCAGCAGATATAAGGAAAGCTCTGAAAGAAGGAAGGAAGCCTGTACCAGGCCCTCCTGGTGATGAAAGAGATATTTCGGAGCTGTCCAGTGCACAAAATGATACATAT GATCATCAACCTAGTGGAACTGATTCAGTCATCAAACCTGCACCAGAATCCGATTCAGTCATCAAACCTGCACCAGAATCCAGTTCATTTAATCACGCATATGACGATGCGCATTATTCTGCAAATAGACCGTCTCCTCCAGCCACCCCACCACCACCCCCTTCACGTGTCCCTCCGTCACCTCCGGCAGCCACCACACCAACTCCTTCACATATCCCTCCATCACCTCCTTCATATTCTAGTGATGAGTATCCTTCTCAAAATGACTATTCTTCTCATAATTTCCAGCAGACTGGACCAGTTAATATATCTGAAAATCCGTCTTACTCTCCGTCGTATCACCATCAACCTTATGTGCAAGAACCACAGTTTCACTTGCCACAGCACTACCCTTCGCATGATGTTCCCTCGAATTCATATCCCAATTTCCAGTCATATCCTAGCTTTATGGAGAGCAGCCTTCCTTCTGCGCCATCACATCACCCTTCTTACTACCAAGGCGCTGATGCTTCGTATTCCACATTGCCTGCATCTAGCACTGTAAATTATCCATCAAACACTCAATACAGCTCAAGTGATAGAAATGGGACTGCATCACAAGCTGCAGCTGCTCCCacgaaaacatatgaatacaacAGCAATTATCAGCCTCCTCCAGATAAAATAGCTGAAGCACACAAGGCTGCAAGGTTTGCTGTTGGGGCTCTAGCATTTGATGATGTCTCTATTGCCGTAGACTACCTCAAAAAATCACTTGAGTTGTTAACAAACCCATCAGGTGATCAATGA